DNA sequence from the Salifodinibacter halophilus genome:
TACTCGATGTCCAGGCCACATTTGAGAACGTCGGCAACACCGACGGCTTTGTGACCGACCCACCACGGCCGGCCACACGATTCGAGGCCCGTGGCGAGCGCCGGGGCCACCCCGTTTACGACCTCGCCTATCGGCGACGGGCAAAAACCGGGTAGGTGAATCACTGTAGGCCGACCAACGGCGTGACATAGGCGTGTTTTTCGAAGCGACCACGCCCCACGCCAGCACGCATCCACGACGGCAACCGAGCCTAGCTTGAGCGCTTTTCCGTGTTGACCGCCTGCGGTGCCGCTCGCGCCAACGTCGCACCGCGACTATGCCAAGCTATCCCCAACCCGCGCCAAGCTGAATGCCGCGGTCGATTAGCAGCGTATCTCGTGCGGGACTAGTCAGCACTGGCCTCGCCGGCCTCGGCCTCGGTGACGCGCTGTAGAAACTGACGCGTTCGCGCCTCGGTCGGCCGCGTAAAGATCTCTTGCGGCGTGCCTTGTTCCAGAATCTGGCCCTCGCAGAAAAAACACACACGATCGGCCACCTCGCGCGCAAAACCCATCTCGTGGGTCACGATTAGCATGGTCAGATCATACTCATGGGCCAGATCCTTGATGACTTTAAGTACATCGCCAACCATTTCCGGATCAAGCGCCGATGTCGGCTCATCAAACATCAACAATTTAGGCCGCATGGCCATCGCGCGAGCAATCGCCACGCGCTGTTTCTGGCCACCGGAAAGTGCTTCTGGCAACGCGTCACGCTTGTCGGCCATGCCGACACGTTCGAGCAATTCGTCGGCACGCGCCGTGGCCTCACTACGTGACAAACCCAACACATGGATGGGGGCTTCGATAACGTTTCGAAGCACACTCATGTTGGGGAACAGGTTGAAATGCTGGAACAGCATACCGATGCCGGCACGCATTCGACGCAGATGCGCCTCGCGCGCCGGCCGCAACACACCGCCCCGGTATTCGTGCCAAAGCGGCTCGTCGCCGACGTAGACAACCCCGTCGTCGATGCCTTCAAGGGTCATCAAAATCCGCAACACGGTCGATTTACCCGAGCCAGACGGTCCCATCAAGACAACGTGCTCGCCTTCAACGACTTCGAAATTGAAATTGTCGAGGCAGACCGTTTGCCCAAAACGTTTGACGACTTTATCGAACTGCGCAAGCGCGGTCATTTAAGTACGACTCCGGCGCGCGGCAAACGGCGTTCTAGCATGCGGACGCCCCAGGCGGCCAATATGGTGAGGATCAAGAACAATATACCGACCATAGTCAGTGGGATCATATAGCGAAACGTGCGGTCGCCAATGATTTTGCCCACACCCAACATTTCCATGACAGTAATCGCGGACAGGATCGGCGTATCCTTAATGATCGCCACAAGATAGTTGGCGAGTGCGGGTACGATGCGCGGGATGGCCTGCGGCACAAGCACATCGCGGTAAGTTCGCAGCGCACCGAGATTCAAAGCGCGCGCGGCTTCGCGCTGGCCACGCGGCACGGCTTCCAGACCCGCCCGATAGACTTCCGACGTATAGGCGCTGTACTGAATACCGAGTGTTATCACACCGGTTTCAAGTGCCGGCAGTGTGATGCCGTAGTTGGGCAAAATATAATACAAAAAATACAACTGGATCAGCAGCGGCGTATCGCGGATAAACTCGACCACGATCATCGTCGGCCAGGAAACGATCCGTAGCGGCACAGCACGCAGCAACGCAAAGACCAACCCCAGCGTCATGGCGAT
Encoded proteins:
- the ehuD gene encoding ectoine/hydroxyectoine ABC transporter permease subunit EhuD produces the protein MLYGFSWDLSSQGAFALSIVPMLLIAMEVTIKATVFGFLIAMTLGLVFALLRAVPLRIVSWPTMIVVEFIRDTPLLIQLYFLYYILPNYGITLPALETGVITLGIQYSAYTSEVYRAGLEAVPRGQREAARALNLGALRTYRDVLVPQAIPRIVPALANYLVAIIKDTPILSAITVMEMLGVGKIIGDRTFRYMIPLTMVGILFLILTILAAWGVRMLERRLPRAGVVLK
- the ehuA gene encoding ectoine/hydroxyectoine ABC transporter ATP-binding protein EhuA yields the protein MTALAQFDKVVKRFGQTVCLDNFNFEVVEGEHVVLMGPSGSGKSTVLRILMTLEGIDDGVVYVGDEPLWHEYRGGVLRPAREAHLRRMRAGIGMLFQHFNLFPNMSVLRNVIEAPIHVLGLSRSEATARADELLERVGMADKRDALPEALSGGQKQRVAIARAMAMRPKLLMFDEPTSALDPEMVGDVLKVIKDLAHEYDLTMLIVTHEMGFAREVADRVCFFCEGQILEQGTPQEIFTRPTEARTRQFLQRVTEAEAGEASAD